In the genome of Pseudoliparis swirei isolate HS2019 ecotype Mariana Trench chromosome 3, NWPU_hadal_v1, whole genome shotgun sequence, one region contains:
- the LOC130211680 gene encoding uncharacterized protein LOC130211680 isoform X1 has protein sequence METHELQRSLEGIVNMIHIPQRSQSTSVERPPHIDLPPSLHRWAAPEVIKRRACTAQADIYSLCALIQEVYTDCEPWGTVDQHGIKQAMDAGEALVVDSSIPQPYYDVVLRGLQHHPQDRTCSLQGLCYTLQQDIKVGLTLHGHIYVHTFSSYYFQNAHGRILRSLSGPVCALQRFSLEEQMTGGLCEQDRGPEVQATAQHRPIVGEPVQSGTEHNTQTLVHRTVRLVTGQAERHVHLDKHLYRGAKPQPGRERTEGESTFRQVYPYAGMLPLLGEFDSVSSEEEPEEEPEAHIDREFVEQLDDLNIATDQQMSTIAVNLKVSRELLRQSSRSLDKVEKHLQLDHSASSRASSVSSFSTSSTNRSGVSAAVGPPSKHYSLFPHRGDAWGKKLEAQLLSRDWELLSQEELALWLSYYPAEQQQREGGRLRTGSRPVGADPDEEEPSLYRSALDSSLLHTLSEKQQTSSSSPENADVTMEVCRPAASGSQLLDTHNNTKYESFPDSDPDASGTQAQSTANPLMEQLDSALLAELSSITDSPAQPEKNLHGIRGNGRAPSCYSTPRSPGVRRHVMPAMREAGLPDFPVCMAESFTTPPGKPPPFKAESASSPEGFITASQEEELVDPIFPSFTAHRGCSTEEEEGPEQSEERQNGGSQSPARVYDEEEEEGAQEKLMEMQRESQLQGKTGGENMVMEEEKGGEHVEEEEQHGSECSGENQQTIKNMNISKYIYGFLINNIMLLVFFFFLNSRHCKWIIFNF, from the exons ATGGAAACGCATGAACTACAGAGATCATTGGAAGGCATTGTCAACATGATTCATATTCCCCAACG CAGTCAGAGTACAAGTGTGGAACGCCCCCCGCACATAGACCTGCCCCCCAGCCTCCACAGATGGGCCGCTCCAGAGGTCATTAAGCGGCGAGCGTGCACGGCGCAGGCCGACATCTACAGTCTGTGCGCTCTGATCCAGGAAGTCTACACAG ACTGTGAACCGTGGGGCACAGTGGACCAGCACGGGATCAAACAGGCGATGGATGCAGGCGAGGCCCTGGTAGTAGACAGCAGCATTCCACAGCCTTATTATGATGTGGTCCTGAGAGGTCTGCAGCACCACCCACAGGACCGCACATGCAGCCTGCAGGGCCTGTGCTACACCCTACAGCAGGACATCAAGGTGGGCCTCACCCTGCACGGTCATATTTATGTTCATACCTTCTCGAGTTACTATTTCCAGAATGCACACGGACGCATCCTCAGAAGTCTTTCTGGGCCTGTTTGTGCGCTGCAGAGGTTCTccctggaggagcagatgacTGGTGGGCTGTGTGAACAAGATCGGGGGCCCGAGGTCCAGGCCACAGCACAGCATAGGCCCATTGTTGGGGAACCAGTACAGAGCGGTACAGAGCACAACACGCAAACAC TTGTCCATAGGACTGTCAGACTAGTCACAGGGCAGGCAGAAAGACATGTCCACCTGGACAAACATCTGTACAGAGGAGCAAAGCCACAGCCGGGGAGAGAACGTACGGAGGGAGAATCCACGTTCCGCCAGGTGTACCCTTATGCAGGCATGCTTCCTCTGCTCGGTGAGTTTGACTCAGTCAGTTCCGAGGAAGAACCAGAGGAAGAACCAGAGGCGCACATAGACAGGGAGTTCGTGGAGCAGCTGGATGACCTGAACATAGCAACGGATCAGCAGATGAGCACCATTGCGGTGAACCTCAAAGTGTCCCGAGAGCTGCTGCGGCAGTCCAGCAGGAGCCTGGACAAAGTGGAAAAGCACCTCCAGCTGGACCACAGCGCCTCCTCTCGCGCCTCCTCCGTCTCGTCCTTCTCGACGTCCTCCACGAACCGTTCAGGAGTGAGCGCCGCTGTTGGACCGCCCTCGAAGCATTACAGCCTCTTTCCGCACAGGGGAGATGCTTGGGGAAAGAAGCTGGAGGCCCAGCTTCTAAGCAGGGACTGGGAACTGCTGAGCCAGGAGGAGCTGGCTCTATGGCTGAGCTACTATCCAgccgagcagcagcagagggaggGGGGCCGCCTCAGGACAGGGAGCCGGCCGGTGGGAGCTGATCCGGACGAGGAGGAGCCGAGCCTGTACAGATCAGCTCTGGACAGCAGCCTTCTCCACACCCTCTCTGAGAAGCAGCAG ACGTCTTCCAGTTCTCCAGAAAACGCAGACGTTACAATGGAGGTGTGCCGGCCAGCAGCGAGTGGGAGCCAACTGTTAGATACTCACAACAACACCA AATATGAGAGCTTCCCAGACAGTGATCCTGATGCCAGTGGAACACAGGCTCAGTCTACAGCTAACCCTCTCAT ggaacAGTTAGACTCGGCTCTGCTGGCAGAGCTCTCCAGCATCACAGACTCTCCAGCTCAGCCTGAGAAGAATCTCCACGGTATCCGTGGTAACGGGAGAGCCCCGTCCTGTTACAGTACCCCACGCAGCCCGG GCGTACGCCGGCATGTGATGCCGGCCATGAGAGAGGCCGGTCTCCCAGACTTCCCCGTCTGCATGGCTGAGAGTTTCACCACACCACCAGGAAAG CCCCCCCCTTTCAAGGCAGAATCGGCCAGCAGTCCAGAGGGCTTCATCACGGCCagccaggaggaagagctggtAGACCCCATCTTTCCCAGCTTCACGGCCCACAGAGGCTGCAgcactgaggaagaggaaggacccGAGCAGAGTGAAGAGAGGCAGAATGGAGGCAGTCAAAGCCCAGCGAGGGTgtacgacgaggaggaggaggagggtgctcAAGAGAAGCTCATGGAAATGCAGAGAGAATCACAGCTGCAGGGCAAGACTGGAGGAGAaaacatggtgatggaggaggagaaaggaggcgagcatgttgaggaagaggagcagcatgGCTCCGAGTGTAGTGGTGAGAACCAACAGACCATCAAAAACATGAATATCTCTAAGTATATTTATGGATTCCTTATCAACAATATTATGttgttggttttctttttttttttaaatagccgaCATTGTAAGTggattatttttaatttctaa
- the LOC130211680 gene encoding uncharacterized protein LOC130211680 isoform X5 — MDAGEALVVDSSIPQPYYDVVLRGLQHHPQDRTCSLQGLCYTLQQDIKVGLTLHGHIYVHTFSSYYFQNAHGRILRSLSGPVCALQRFSLEEQMTGGLCEQDRGPEVQATAQHRPIVGEPVQSGTEHNTQTLVHRTVRLVTGQAERHVHLDKHLYRGAKPQPGRERTEGESTFRQVYPYAGMLPLLGEFDSVSSEEEPEEEPEAHIDREFVEQLDDLNIATDQQMSTIAVNLKVSRELLRQSSRSLDKVEKHLQLDHSASSRASSVSSFSTSSTNRSGVSAAVGPPSKHYSLFPHRGDAWGKKLEAQLLSRDWELLSQEELALWLSYYPAEQQQREGGRLRTGSRPVGADPDEEEPSLYRSALDSSLLHTLSEKQQTSSSSPENADVTMEVCRPAASGSQLLDTHNNTKYESFPDSDPDASGTQAQSTANPLMEQLDSALLAELSSITDSPAQPEKNLHGIRGNGRAPSCYSTPRSPGVRRHVMPAMREAGLPDFPVCMAESFTTPPGKPPPFKAESASSPEGFITASQEEELVDPIFPSFTAHRGCSTEEEEGPEQSEERQNGGSQSPARVYDEEEEEGAQEKLMEMQRESQLQGKTGGENMVMEEEKGGEHVEEEEQHGSECSGENQQTIKNMNISKYIYGFLINNIMLLVFFFFLNSRHCKWIIFNF; from the exons ATGGATGCAGGCGAGGCCCTGGTAGTAGACAGCAGCATTCCACAGCCTTATTATGATGTGGTCCTGAGAGGTCTGCAGCACCACCCACAGGACCGCACATGCAGCCTGCAGGGCCTGTGCTACACCCTACAGCAGGACATCAAGGTGGGCCTCACCCTGCACGGTCATATTTATGTTCATACCTTCTCGAGTTACTATTTCCAGAATGCACACGGACGCATCCTCAGAAGTCTTTCTGGGCCTGTTTGTGCGCTGCAGAGGTTCTccctggaggagcagatgacTGGTGGGCTGTGTGAACAAGATCGGGGGCCCGAGGTCCAGGCCACAGCACAGCATAGGCCCATTGTTGGGGAACCAGTACAGAGCGGTACAGAGCACAACACGCAAACAC TTGTCCATAGGACTGTCAGACTAGTCACAGGGCAGGCAGAAAGACATGTCCACCTGGACAAACATCTGTACAGAGGAGCAAAGCCACAGCCGGGGAGAGAACGTACGGAGGGAGAATCCACGTTCCGCCAGGTGTACCCTTATGCAGGCATGCTTCCTCTGCTCGGTGAGTTTGACTCAGTCAGTTCCGAGGAAGAACCAGAGGAAGAACCAGAGGCGCACATAGACAGGGAGTTCGTGGAGCAGCTGGATGACCTGAACATAGCAACGGATCAGCAGATGAGCACCATTGCGGTGAACCTCAAAGTGTCCCGAGAGCTGCTGCGGCAGTCCAGCAGGAGCCTGGACAAAGTGGAAAAGCACCTCCAGCTGGACCACAGCGCCTCCTCTCGCGCCTCCTCCGTCTCGTCCTTCTCGACGTCCTCCACGAACCGTTCAGGAGTGAGCGCCGCTGTTGGACCGCCCTCGAAGCATTACAGCCTCTTTCCGCACAGGGGAGATGCTTGGGGAAAGAAGCTGGAGGCCCAGCTTCTAAGCAGGGACTGGGAACTGCTGAGCCAGGAGGAGCTGGCTCTATGGCTGAGCTACTATCCAgccgagcagcagcagagggaggGGGGCCGCCTCAGGACAGGGAGCCGGCCGGTGGGAGCTGATCCGGACGAGGAGGAGCCGAGCCTGTACAGATCAGCTCTGGACAGCAGCCTTCTCCACACCCTCTCTGAGAAGCAGCAG ACGTCTTCCAGTTCTCCAGAAAACGCAGACGTTACAATGGAGGTGTGCCGGCCAGCAGCGAGTGGGAGCCAACTGTTAGATACTCACAACAACACCA AATATGAGAGCTTCCCAGACAGTGATCCTGATGCCAGTGGAACACAGGCTCAGTCTACAGCTAACCCTCTCAT ggaacAGTTAGACTCGGCTCTGCTGGCAGAGCTCTCCAGCATCACAGACTCTCCAGCTCAGCCTGAGAAGAATCTCCACGGTATCCGTGGTAACGGGAGAGCCCCGTCCTGTTACAGTACCCCACGCAGCCCGG GCGTACGCCGGCATGTGATGCCGGCCATGAGAGAGGCCGGTCTCCCAGACTTCCCCGTCTGCATGGCTGAGAGTTTCACCACACCACCAGGAAAG CCCCCCCCTTTCAAGGCAGAATCGGCCAGCAGTCCAGAGGGCTTCATCACGGCCagccaggaggaagagctggtAGACCCCATCTTTCCCAGCTTCACGGCCCACAGAGGCTGCAgcactgaggaagaggaaggacccGAGCAGAGTGAAGAGAGGCAGAATGGAGGCAGTCAAAGCCCAGCGAGGGTgtacgacgaggaggaggaggagggtgctcAAGAGAAGCTCATGGAAATGCAGAGAGAATCACAGCTGCAGGGCAAGACTGGAGGAGAaaacatggtgatggaggaggagaaaggaggcgagcatgttgaggaagaggagcagcatgGCTCCGAGTGTAGTGGTGAGAACCAACAGACCATCAAAAACATGAATATCTCTAAGTATATTTATGGATTCCTTATCAACAATATTATGttgttggttttctttttttttttaaatagccgaCATTGTAAGTggattatttttaatttctaa
- the LOC130211680 gene encoding uncharacterized protein LOC130211680 isoform X2 — translation METHELQRSLEGIVNMIHIPQRQSTSVERPPHIDLPPSLHRWAAPEVIKRRACTAQADIYSLCALIQEVYTDCEPWGTVDQHGIKQAMDAGEALVVDSSIPQPYYDVVLRGLQHHPQDRTCSLQGLCYTLQQDIKVGLTLHGHIYVHTFSSYYFQNAHGRILRSLSGPVCALQRFSLEEQMTGGLCEQDRGPEVQATAQHRPIVGEPVQSGTEHNTQTLVHRTVRLVTGQAERHVHLDKHLYRGAKPQPGRERTEGESTFRQVYPYAGMLPLLGEFDSVSSEEEPEEEPEAHIDREFVEQLDDLNIATDQQMSTIAVNLKVSRELLRQSSRSLDKVEKHLQLDHSASSRASSVSSFSTSSTNRSGVSAAVGPPSKHYSLFPHRGDAWGKKLEAQLLSRDWELLSQEELALWLSYYPAEQQQREGGRLRTGSRPVGADPDEEEPSLYRSALDSSLLHTLSEKQQTSSSSPENADVTMEVCRPAASGSQLLDTHNNTKYESFPDSDPDASGTQAQSTANPLMEQLDSALLAELSSITDSPAQPEKNLHGIRGNGRAPSCYSTPRSPGVRRHVMPAMREAGLPDFPVCMAESFTTPPGKPPPFKAESASSPEGFITASQEEELVDPIFPSFTAHRGCSTEEEEGPEQSEERQNGGSQSPARVYDEEEEEGAQEKLMEMQRESQLQGKTGGENMVMEEEKGGEHVEEEEQHGSECSGENQQTIKNMNISKYIYGFLINNIMLLVFFFFLNSRHCKWIIFNF, via the exons ATGGAAACGCATGAACTACAGAGATCATTGGAAGGCATTGTCAACATGATTCATATTCCCCAACG TCAGAGTACAAGTGTGGAACGCCCCCCGCACATAGACCTGCCCCCCAGCCTCCACAGATGGGCCGCTCCAGAGGTCATTAAGCGGCGAGCGTGCACGGCGCAGGCCGACATCTACAGTCTGTGCGCTCTGATCCAGGAAGTCTACACAG ACTGTGAACCGTGGGGCACAGTGGACCAGCACGGGATCAAACAGGCGATGGATGCAGGCGAGGCCCTGGTAGTAGACAGCAGCATTCCACAGCCTTATTATGATGTGGTCCTGAGAGGTCTGCAGCACCACCCACAGGACCGCACATGCAGCCTGCAGGGCCTGTGCTACACCCTACAGCAGGACATCAAGGTGGGCCTCACCCTGCACGGTCATATTTATGTTCATACCTTCTCGAGTTACTATTTCCAGAATGCACACGGACGCATCCTCAGAAGTCTTTCTGGGCCTGTTTGTGCGCTGCAGAGGTTCTccctggaggagcagatgacTGGTGGGCTGTGTGAACAAGATCGGGGGCCCGAGGTCCAGGCCACAGCACAGCATAGGCCCATTGTTGGGGAACCAGTACAGAGCGGTACAGAGCACAACACGCAAACAC TTGTCCATAGGACTGTCAGACTAGTCACAGGGCAGGCAGAAAGACATGTCCACCTGGACAAACATCTGTACAGAGGAGCAAAGCCACAGCCGGGGAGAGAACGTACGGAGGGAGAATCCACGTTCCGCCAGGTGTACCCTTATGCAGGCATGCTTCCTCTGCTCGGTGAGTTTGACTCAGTCAGTTCCGAGGAAGAACCAGAGGAAGAACCAGAGGCGCACATAGACAGGGAGTTCGTGGAGCAGCTGGATGACCTGAACATAGCAACGGATCAGCAGATGAGCACCATTGCGGTGAACCTCAAAGTGTCCCGAGAGCTGCTGCGGCAGTCCAGCAGGAGCCTGGACAAAGTGGAAAAGCACCTCCAGCTGGACCACAGCGCCTCCTCTCGCGCCTCCTCCGTCTCGTCCTTCTCGACGTCCTCCACGAACCGTTCAGGAGTGAGCGCCGCTGTTGGACCGCCCTCGAAGCATTACAGCCTCTTTCCGCACAGGGGAGATGCTTGGGGAAAGAAGCTGGAGGCCCAGCTTCTAAGCAGGGACTGGGAACTGCTGAGCCAGGAGGAGCTGGCTCTATGGCTGAGCTACTATCCAgccgagcagcagcagagggaggGGGGCCGCCTCAGGACAGGGAGCCGGCCGGTGGGAGCTGATCCGGACGAGGAGGAGCCGAGCCTGTACAGATCAGCTCTGGACAGCAGCCTTCTCCACACCCTCTCTGAGAAGCAGCAG ACGTCTTCCAGTTCTCCAGAAAACGCAGACGTTACAATGGAGGTGTGCCGGCCAGCAGCGAGTGGGAGCCAACTGTTAGATACTCACAACAACACCA AATATGAGAGCTTCCCAGACAGTGATCCTGATGCCAGTGGAACACAGGCTCAGTCTACAGCTAACCCTCTCAT ggaacAGTTAGACTCGGCTCTGCTGGCAGAGCTCTCCAGCATCACAGACTCTCCAGCTCAGCCTGAGAAGAATCTCCACGGTATCCGTGGTAACGGGAGAGCCCCGTCCTGTTACAGTACCCCACGCAGCCCGG GCGTACGCCGGCATGTGATGCCGGCCATGAGAGAGGCCGGTCTCCCAGACTTCCCCGTCTGCATGGCTGAGAGTTTCACCACACCACCAGGAAAG CCCCCCCCTTTCAAGGCAGAATCGGCCAGCAGTCCAGAGGGCTTCATCACGGCCagccaggaggaagagctggtAGACCCCATCTTTCCCAGCTTCACGGCCCACAGAGGCTGCAgcactgaggaagaggaaggacccGAGCAGAGTGAAGAGAGGCAGAATGGAGGCAGTCAAAGCCCAGCGAGGGTgtacgacgaggaggaggaggagggtgctcAAGAGAAGCTCATGGAAATGCAGAGAGAATCACAGCTGCAGGGCAAGACTGGAGGAGAaaacatggtgatggaggaggagaaaggaggcgagcatgttgaggaagaggagcagcatgGCTCCGAGTGTAGTGGTGAGAACCAACAGACCATCAAAAACATGAATATCTCTAAGTATATTTATGGATTCCTTATCAACAATATTATGttgttggttttctttttttttttaaatagccgaCATTGTAAGTggattatttttaatttctaa
- the LOC130211680 gene encoding inactive serine/threonine-protein kinase TEX14-like isoform X4, which produces METHELQRSLEGIVNMIHIPQRSQSTSVERPPHIDLPPSLHRWAAPEVIKRRACTAQADIYSLCALIQEVYTDCEPWGTVDQHGIKQAMDAGEALVVDSSIPQPYYDVVLRGLQHHPQDRTCSLQGLCYTLQQDIKRFSLEEQMTGGLCEQDRGPEVQATAQHRPIVGEPVQSGTEHNTQTLVHRTVRLVTGQAERHVHLDKHLYRGAKPQPGRERTEGESTFRQVYPYAGMLPLLGEFDSVSSEEEPEEEPEAHIDREFVEQLDDLNIATDQQMSTIAVNLKVSRELLRQSSRSLDKVEKHLQLDHSASSRASSVSSFSTSSTNRSGVSAAVGPPSKHYSLFPHRGDAWGKKLEAQLLSRDWELLSQEELALWLSYYPAEQQQREGGRLRTGSRPVGADPDEEEPSLYRSALDSSLLHTLSEKQQTSSSSPENADVTMEVCRPAASGSQLLDTHNNTKYESFPDSDPDASGTQAQSTANPLMEQLDSALLAELSSITDSPAQPEKNLHGIRGNGRAPSCYSTPRSPGVRRHVMPAMREAGLPDFPVCMAESFTTPPGKPPPFKAESASSPEGFITASQEEELVDPIFPSFTAHRGCSTEEEEGPEQSEERQNGGSQSPARVYDEEEEEGAQEKLMEMQRESQLQGKTGGENMVMEEEKGGEHVEEEEQHGSECSGENQQTIKNMNISKYIYGFLINNIMLLVFFFFLNSRHCKWIIFNF; this is translated from the exons ATGGAAACGCATGAACTACAGAGATCATTGGAAGGCATTGTCAACATGATTCATATTCCCCAACG CAGTCAGAGTACAAGTGTGGAACGCCCCCCGCACATAGACCTGCCCCCCAGCCTCCACAGATGGGCCGCTCCAGAGGTCATTAAGCGGCGAGCGTGCACGGCGCAGGCCGACATCTACAGTCTGTGCGCTCTGATCCAGGAAGTCTACACAG ACTGTGAACCGTGGGGCACAGTGGACCAGCACGGGATCAAACAGGCGATGGATGCAGGCGAGGCCCTGGTAGTAGACAGCAGCATTCCACAGCCTTATTATGATGTGGTCCTGAGAGGTCTGCAGCACCACCCACAGGACCGCACATGCAGCCTGCAGGGCCTGTGCTACACCCTACAGCAGGACATCAAG AGGTTCTccctggaggagcagatgacTGGTGGGCTGTGTGAACAAGATCGGGGGCCCGAGGTCCAGGCCACAGCACAGCATAGGCCCATTGTTGGGGAACCAGTACAGAGCGGTACAGAGCACAACACGCAAACAC TTGTCCATAGGACTGTCAGACTAGTCACAGGGCAGGCAGAAAGACATGTCCACCTGGACAAACATCTGTACAGAGGAGCAAAGCCACAGCCGGGGAGAGAACGTACGGAGGGAGAATCCACGTTCCGCCAGGTGTACCCTTATGCAGGCATGCTTCCTCTGCTCGGTGAGTTTGACTCAGTCAGTTCCGAGGAAGAACCAGAGGAAGAACCAGAGGCGCACATAGACAGGGAGTTCGTGGAGCAGCTGGATGACCTGAACATAGCAACGGATCAGCAGATGAGCACCATTGCGGTGAACCTCAAAGTGTCCCGAGAGCTGCTGCGGCAGTCCAGCAGGAGCCTGGACAAAGTGGAAAAGCACCTCCAGCTGGACCACAGCGCCTCCTCTCGCGCCTCCTCCGTCTCGTCCTTCTCGACGTCCTCCACGAACCGTTCAGGAGTGAGCGCCGCTGTTGGACCGCCCTCGAAGCATTACAGCCTCTTTCCGCACAGGGGAGATGCTTGGGGAAAGAAGCTGGAGGCCCAGCTTCTAAGCAGGGACTGGGAACTGCTGAGCCAGGAGGAGCTGGCTCTATGGCTGAGCTACTATCCAgccgagcagcagcagagggaggGGGGCCGCCTCAGGACAGGGAGCCGGCCGGTGGGAGCTGATCCGGACGAGGAGGAGCCGAGCCTGTACAGATCAGCTCTGGACAGCAGCCTTCTCCACACCCTCTCTGAGAAGCAGCAG ACGTCTTCCAGTTCTCCAGAAAACGCAGACGTTACAATGGAGGTGTGCCGGCCAGCAGCGAGTGGGAGCCAACTGTTAGATACTCACAACAACACCA AATATGAGAGCTTCCCAGACAGTGATCCTGATGCCAGTGGAACACAGGCTCAGTCTACAGCTAACCCTCTCAT ggaacAGTTAGACTCGGCTCTGCTGGCAGAGCTCTCCAGCATCACAGACTCTCCAGCTCAGCCTGAGAAGAATCTCCACGGTATCCGTGGTAACGGGAGAGCCCCGTCCTGTTACAGTACCCCACGCAGCCCGG GCGTACGCCGGCATGTGATGCCGGCCATGAGAGAGGCCGGTCTCCCAGACTTCCCCGTCTGCATGGCTGAGAGTTTCACCACACCACCAGGAAAG CCCCCCCCTTTCAAGGCAGAATCGGCCAGCAGTCCAGAGGGCTTCATCACGGCCagccaggaggaagagctggtAGACCCCATCTTTCCCAGCTTCACGGCCCACAGAGGCTGCAgcactgaggaagaggaaggacccGAGCAGAGTGAAGAGAGGCAGAATGGAGGCAGTCAAAGCCCAGCGAGGGTgtacgacgaggaggaggaggagggtgctcAAGAGAAGCTCATGGAAATGCAGAGAGAATCACAGCTGCAGGGCAAGACTGGAGGAGAaaacatggtgatggaggaggagaaaggaggcgagcatgttgaggaagaggagcagcatgGCTCCGAGTGTAGTGGTGAGAACCAACAGACCATCAAAAACATGAATATCTCTAAGTATATTTATGGATTCCTTATCAACAATATTATGttgttggttttctttttttttttaaatagccgaCATTGTAAGTggattatttttaatttctaa